From Mustelus asterias chromosome 5, sMusAst1.hap1.1, whole genome shotgun sequence, a single genomic window includes:
- the ggps1 gene encoding geranylgeranyl pyrophosphate synthase isoform X1, giving the protein MENKKGASERILLEPYHYVLQLPGKQVRTKLSQAFNHWLNVPEEKLKVIIEVTEMLHSASLLIDDIEDNSKLRRGFPVAHSIYGVPSVINSANYVYFLSLEKVLTLDHPEAIKVFTQQLLELHRGQGLDIYWRDTYTCPTIEDYKAMVLQKTGGLFGLAVGLMQLFSENKSDLKPLLDTLGLLFQIRDDYANLLSSEYSANKGFGEDLTEGKFSFPVIHAIWSHPESTQVQNILRQRTENIDVKKYCVSYLEKVGSFVYTRETLKQLESEAYKTIDKFGGNPQLVALIEQLGQLYKET; this is encoded by the exons GAAAACAAGTGAGAACCAAACTTTCACAAGCCTTTAACCACTGGCTGAACGTCCCAGAAGAGAAATTGAAG GTCATCATTGAAGTTACGGAAATGCTGCACAGTGCTAGTTTGCTGATCGATGATATTGAGGATAATTCTAAGCTGCGCCGTGGCTTTCCTGTAGCTCACAGCATCTATGGTGTTCCATCCGTCATAAACTCCGCCAACTATGTCTACTTTTTAagtctggagaaggtgctgacccTTGATCACCCAGAAGCCATTAAAGTCTTCACACAACAACTGCTGGAGCTCCATCGGGGTCAAGGCCTGGATATCTATTGGAGAGATACATACACTTGTCCAACAATAGAAGATTACAAGGCCATGGTGCTACAGAAAACCGGAGGACTCTTCGGACTGGCTGTAGGTCTCATGCAACTGTTCTCTGAAAATAAATCTGACTTGAAGCCTCTTCTTGACACACTGGGGCTCTTGTTCCAAATACGTGATGATTATGCAAACTTGCTTTCCAGCGAATACAGTGCAAACAAGGGCTTTGGTGAAGATTTAACAGAGGGAAAGTTTTCATTCCCTGTTATTCATGCTATCTGGTCACATCCAGAAAGCACACAGGTGCAAAACATTTTGCGACAGAGGACTGAAAATATAGATGTCAAGAAATACTGTGTGAGTTATCTTGAAAAGGTGGGTTCTTTTGTTTACACCAGGGAAACACTCAAACAGTTGGAATCAGAAGCTTATAAAACAATTGACAAATTCGGAGGTAACCCACAGTTAGTAGCTTTAATTGAACAACTCGGTCAGCTGTATAAAGAGACTTAA
- the ggps1 gene encoding geranylgeranyl pyrophosphate synthase isoform X2 yields the protein MLNSFQQMQNSKCFSSSLPTFLKITCNFYTELNFKVIIEVTEMLHSASLLIDDIEDNSKLRRGFPVAHSIYGVPSVINSANYVYFLSLEKVLTLDHPEAIKVFTQQLLELHRGQGLDIYWRDTYTCPTIEDYKAMVLQKTGGLFGLAVGLMQLFSENKSDLKPLLDTLGLLFQIRDDYANLLSSEYSANKGFGEDLTEGKFSFPVIHAIWSHPESTQVQNILRQRTENIDVKKYCVSYLEKVGSFVYTRETLKQLESEAYKTIDKFGGNPQLVALIEQLGQLYKET from the exons ATGTTGAATAGCTTCCAGCAAATGCAAAATAGCAAGTGTTTTAGCAGCAGTTTGCCGACCTTTTTGAAAATAACGTGCAACTTCTATACTGAGCTAAATTTTAAG GTCATCATTGAAGTTACGGAAATGCTGCACAGTGCTAGTTTGCTGATCGATGATATTGAGGATAATTCTAAGCTGCGCCGTGGCTTTCCTGTAGCTCACAGCATCTATGGTGTTCCATCCGTCATAAACTCCGCCAACTATGTCTACTTTTTAagtctggagaaggtgctgacccTTGATCACCCAGAAGCCATTAAAGTCTTCACACAACAACTGCTGGAGCTCCATCGGGGTCAAGGCCTGGATATCTATTGGAGAGATACATACACTTGTCCAACAATAGAAGATTACAAGGCCATGGTGCTACAGAAAACCGGAGGACTCTTCGGACTGGCTGTAGGTCTCATGCAACTGTTCTCTGAAAATAAATCTGACTTGAAGCCTCTTCTTGACACACTGGGGCTCTTGTTCCAAATACGTGATGATTATGCAAACTTGCTTTCCAGCGAATACAGTGCAAACAAGGGCTTTGGTGAAGATTTAACAGAGGGAAAGTTTTCATTCCCTGTTATTCATGCTATCTGGTCACATCCAGAAAGCACACAGGTGCAAAACATTTTGCGACAGAGGACTGAAAATATAGATGTCAAGAAATACTGTGTGAGTTATCTTGAAAAGGTGGGTTCTTTTGTTTACACCAGGGAAACACTCAAACAGTTGGAATCAGAAGCTTATAAAACAATTGACAAATTCGGAGGTAACCCACAGTTAGTAGCTTTAATTGAACAACTCGGTCAGCTGTATAAAGAGACTTAA
- the ggps1 gene encoding geranylgeranyl pyrophosphate synthase isoform X3, whose translation MCFSCQVIIEVTEMLHSASLLIDDIEDNSKLRRGFPVAHSIYGVPSVINSANYVYFLSLEKVLTLDHPEAIKVFTQQLLELHRGQGLDIYWRDTYTCPTIEDYKAMVLQKTGGLFGLAVGLMQLFSENKSDLKPLLDTLGLLFQIRDDYANLLSSEYSANKGFGEDLTEGKFSFPVIHAIWSHPESTQVQNILRQRTENIDVKKYCVSYLEKVGSFVYTRETLKQLESEAYKTIDKFGGNPQLVALIEQLGQLYKET comes from the coding sequence GTCATCATTGAAGTTACGGAAATGCTGCACAGTGCTAGTTTGCTGATCGATGATATTGAGGATAATTCTAAGCTGCGCCGTGGCTTTCCTGTAGCTCACAGCATCTATGGTGTTCCATCCGTCATAAACTCCGCCAACTATGTCTACTTTTTAagtctggagaaggtgctgacccTTGATCACCCAGAAGCCATTAAAGTCTTCACACAACAACTGCTGGAGCTCCATCGGGGTCAAGGCCTGGATATCTATTGGAGAGATACATACACTTGTCCAACAATAGAAGATTACAAGGCCATGGTGCTACAGAAAACCGGAGGACTCTTCGGACTGGCTGTAGGTCTCATGCAACTGTTCTCTGAAAATAAATCTGACTTGAAGCCTCTTCTTGACACACTGGGGCTCTTGTTCCAAATACGTGATGATTATGCAAACTTGCTTTCCAGCGAATACAGTGCAAACAAGGGCTTTGGTGAAGATTTAACAGAGGGAAAGTTTTCATTCCCTGTTATTCATGCTATCTGGTCACATCCAGAAAGCACACAGGTGCAAAACATTTTGCGACAGAGGACTGAAAATATAGATGTCAAGAAATACTGTGTGAGTTATCTTGAAAAGGTGGGTTCTTTTGTTTACACCAGGGAAACACTCAAACAGTTGGAATCAGAAGCTTATAAAACAATTGACAAATTCGGAGGTAACCCACAGTTAGTAGCTTTAATTGAACAACTCGGTCAGCTGTATAAAGAGACTTAA